From a single Pseudorasbora parva isolate DD20220531a chromosome 17, ASM2467924v1, whole genome shotgun sequence genomic region:
- the pdzd7a gene encoding PDZ domain-containing protein 7a, giving the protein MAHSSDTARKDMTNGAHPSAQPGPSGTSTLPRYLHKKQQRQRGVRSSSPMGRVIIINAPVDGGDDCEDIHTITVDKSEDGRLGFSVRGGSEHGLGIFVSKVEDDSTAELAGLCVGDKLVEVNGISLESITMSSAVKVLTGNNRLRMVVRRVGKVPGIRYSKEKTTWVDLIHRRMVVEESGRTPSEASSDGALRRIVHLYTTSDDYCLGFNIRGGKEFALGIYVSKLDPGGLAEQNGIKMGDQILAANGVSFEDITHSNAVEVLKSHTHVMLTIKEAGRYPAYKEMVAEYSWLNKLSNGGQPSSSQGSDSYSSTSSLSSGTPVSSLSGLSQVMFPPAFGSEMVDVCISTEDRSRRPSSERIETAMQTDPQELDTSSRASRVITTETSRTVGETVLLKDTAIRSGTSHSRTRTFSAGDKETLESPKTAVLMALSKPRKPIRRSQSHITVSEDKQKKRKHQKDKVDKEEGSTLQRSKTFVSLLFKSGRRRERSSSRDRKDTGTGDGHRGRSKSPKHLDNEPGKERGRPMINLLSSPRETRAGIREHSTIPSPESMAMLEDMARKLLNDDEVAAVMRHCKRFLVERVVEDLVRPLLAILDKPEKLLLLREIRMIIPPTDLGRFDSMVVPFELEAYDILKSRSARSPVLRSPRHGGTPRRHLITPIPDYRGGFHLQPVQDLERERLLVEDMERLRLAGLPTGRLPPPRAFTPLLDVPVDTYISGSLRNRSLSPARSVWPHSESPHSTERHGRSPQRRDNGFPQTSHHDSLCSRGDSVPERGRSPHRNGHRMKTDKSQNGKEVKYTVMSARHRSRTSLTQVFTPSSDQDWKEPVNGHSESPPEQEYELTTVSISKTKQSLGISISGGIESKVQPMVKIEKIFPGGAASTSDVLKAGFELVSVDGESLQGVTHQHAVDAIRRAFSNKAKDPMEFIVKVPKNPRD; this is encoded by the exons ATGGCTCATTCGTCTGACACGGCACGCAAAGACATGACGAATGGGGCTCATCCCAGTGCCCAACCAGGGCCCTCGGGCACATCTACTCTACCACGCTACCTGCACAAGAAGCAGCAGCGTCAGAGAGGAGTAAGATCTTCCTCCCCTATGGGCAGGGTCATCATCATCAATGCACCTGTCGATG GTGGGGATGACTGTGAAGACATTCACACAATCACTGTGGACAAAAGTGAGGATGGCAGGCTGGGCTTCAGTGTGCGGGGAGGCTCTGAACACGGCCTTGGAATCTTTGTCAGCAAGGTGGAGGACGACAGCACTGCAG AGTTGGCAGGCTTGTGTGTTGGGGATAAGCTGGTCGAGGTGAATGGCATAAGTCTGGagagcatcaccatgagcagtgCTGTAAAAGTCCTGACGGGAAACAATCGTCTGCGTATGGTGGTTAGACGCGTGGGGAAGGTGCCTGGTATCCGCTATTCAAAAGAGAAGACTACATG gGTAGATCTGATCCACCGAAGGATGGTAGTGGAAGAAAGTGGTCGCACACCTTCAGAGGCCAGTTCAGATGGAGCGCTGCGGAGAATAGTGCATCTTTACACAACCTCAGATGACTACTGCCTGGGCTTCAACATCCGTGGTGGCAAAGAGTTTGCCCTGGGCATCTATGTCTCGAA GCTGGACCCTGGTGGCCTGGCGGAGCAAAATGGAATTAAAATGGGGGATCAGATTCTGGCAGCCAACGGAGTGAGTTTTGAGGACATCACACACAGCAATGCAGTAGAAGTGCTAAAGAGTCACACTCACGTGATGCTGACCATCAAG GAGGCTGGCCGATATCCTGCTTACAAGGAGATGGTGGCGGAGTACAGTTGGCTTAATAAAC TATCTAATGGCGGTCAGCCCTCTTCCTCCCAGGGTTCAGATTCTTACTCCTCCACATCTTCTCTATCTTCCGGAACGCCGGTCAGCTCTCTCAGCGGCCTCTCGCAGGTCATGTTCCCTCCTGCATTTGGCTCAGAGATGGTGGATGTCTGCATCTCCACCGAGGACCGATCACGCCGGCCTAGCTCTGAACGGATAGAGACCGCCATGCAGACCGACCCACAGGAGCTTGACACCTCATCAAGAGCTAGCAGGGTCATAACCACAGAAACCAGCCGAACAGTTGGTGAAACTGTACTGTTGAAAGACACCGCGATCCGGAGTGGGACCAGCCACTCTCGGACAAGGACCTTTTCTGCTGGGGACAAAGAGACTCTGGAATCCCCTAAAACGGCAGTCCTCATGGCTCTCAGCAAGCCTCGGAAACCCATCCGCCGATCCCAGAGTCACATCACTGTGTCAG AGGACAAGCAGAAGAAAAGGAAACATCAGAAGGACAAGGTAGACAAGGAGGAGGGAAGCACCCTGCAGCGATCCAAAACCTTTGTCAGCTTGCTCTTTAAAAGTGGACGCAGGAGGGAAAGGTCATCTTCCAGAGACAGGAAGGACACCGGGACAGGGGACGGACACAGAGGAAGATCCAAATCCCCGAAACATTTGGATAACGAACCGG GTAAAGAGCGAGGTCGGCCCATGATTAACCTGTTGAGTTCTCCCAGAGAAACTCGTGCCGGTATTAGGGAGCACAGCACCATCCCCAGCCCGGAGTCAATGGCCATGTTGGAGGACATGGCTCGCAAGCTGCTCAATGATGATGAAGTGGCCGCTGTCATGAGACACTGTAAAAGG TTTCTGGTTGAGCGTGTGGTTGAGGATCTGgtgcgccccctgctggccatCTTGGACAAGCCTGAAAAGCTTCTGCTGCTGAGGGAGATCAG AATGATCATCCCTCCCACAGATCTGGGCCGTTTTGACAGTATGGTTGTGCCCTTTGAGCTTGAAGCCTATGACATACTAAAAAGTCGTTCTG CGAGATCTCCTGTCCTGCGTTCTCCTCGTCATGGTGGAACACCCCGTCGTCATTTAATAACACCCATCCCAG ATTACAGGGGTGGGTTCCACCTTCAGCCGGTGCAGGATCTGGAGAGAGAACGGCTGCTCGTTGAAGATATGGAACGACTGCGTTTGGCCGGTTTACCGACTGGACGACTTCCTCCTCCTAGGGCGTTCACACCTCTCTTGGATGTACCGGTGGACACCTACATCTCAGGCTCACTCCGTAATCGCTCCTTGAGCCCAGCTCGGTCCGTATGGCCCCACTCAGAGTCCCCTCACAGCACGGAACGCCATGGACGCTCCCCCCAGAGAAGAGACAACGGTTTCCCCCAGACATCACACCATGACTCTTTATGCAGCAGGGGGGATTCTGTCCCAGAGCGAGGGAGATCCCCTCATAGGAACGGACATAGAATGAAAACGGACAAATCTCAGAATGGTAAAGAGGTCAAATATACCGTAATGAGTGCACGTCATCGGAGCAGGACATCATTGACCCAGGTGTTTACACCCAGCTCAGATCAGGACTGGAAAGAACCAGTCAATGGACACTCAGAAAGCCCACCAGAGCAGGAGTATGAACTGACCACGGTTTCTATCTCTAAGACCAAACAGTCCCTGG GAATAAGCATCTCAGGTGGCATTGAGTCAAAAGTGCAGCCAATGGTGAAGATAGAGAAGATCTTTCCAGGAGGAGCAGCCTCTACCAGTGATGTTCTGAAG